The genomic segment ACAGTAGATATGTATTGGTATCAATAAACCCTATTAGATAGACAATTTAAGAATTAGGCTTATTAGATGAACATATTTACAAAGTTGCTAAAACTTTGAGCTCATATCTTCACTAGAAATCATAAATATATTTGTAACCACAAGGGTCATAATATGAAGAAAACATTTGAAAATGAGCTGTTAAAGGTTCTTAAGCAGAGAACCCAAATCTTTGATTTGGTGAGAATCGCTTACTCAGTGAACGAACGTGAGTCATGTTTCTGCTAACGGTTGTTCCAATTTAGCTTGTGAAGTGAGAGTCCAAAATTTTATTTTGGGTTCTCGAACTTCCTCAGCGAATGTAATGAGTCGAGATTCCCTAGGAAAGTTGGAGCATGCTAAATTGGATACAACCTGCTGCTTAGAACCTTCAGCGATATTTTCATAGCTTTTCGGAATCAAAATATTTATGATTTCGGTAAGTTATCATATAAATTTAGTTTTAAAGTTGGGTATTTCTAAATTTAAATTACATAATTAAATTTAGAATAGAATCACTTGAATTTTATTCCACTTATTTTTAGCAAATTTATATAAGATAAAAGAATTTATTTTTACATATTAAGTTAGTTTTAAATATAAAAAAGAGTACAAAAAAATATAGTGTAAATAAATGTAAAAAGTTTAATTAAAAAAACAAAAAGATTTAATGTGATTGTGACAAATTTTTATGAGAAAGAAGTATATAATAAAATCCAGACAGACTGGAGGCGTTGAGATGGAAATTTATGTTGATACCTTAGTTTTGGAAAATTGCATAGTAAATTTCTTTTTGTTAACAGTAACTATGAAATGCATAAAGCATAAATGTAAGGTGATTGCGCTCTTAAGCTCCAGTTTATTGGGTGGAATTTATACATTGGTTTTAGTTATTCCACAGTTAAACATATTCTCTTGTTTACCTATTGAATTAATTGTTGCTTTCATAATGCTCAGAATAGTGTATGGAAAAACAAACATTCTTAATATGATCAAGATTCTTATTATATTTCTAATGATGACATTTACTTTAAGTGGAGTATGTTTTCTATTTTCATTAAAGCAAAATTTATATTTATTAGGAACTACATTCAAAATAGAGAAGTATTCAATTAAGTATATTATGCTAGGAGTAATGATTATGTATATAATTTTTAGCAGACTTGTGGAATACATTAGAGACAAACTGTTTGTAAGGAATTTTGTTTTTGAGATTGAATTCAATATAGAAGGCAAGCAATATAGTATTAAAAGCTTTTTAGATACTGGAAATGAGCTTAGAGAGCCAATTACAAATCTTCCATGCATTTTAATTGAAGAAAACCTAATAAGTGATGTGGATTTTAATAGTATTAATACACATCATGTGCTTTACAGTTCAATAGGATATGGAGGAAGTCTTAAAGGTATAAAAGTTAACAACATAAAAATAAGCAATAATTATCATCTATATGAAGAAGTCGATGCAATAATATGTCCATGTAAAGAAAAATTAAGTAAAGAATGCGAATTTAATGCCTTATTATCAAGGGGAATAGTCTATAAGGGGGATATTTATGGAAAAGTTAGTTCTGTTTTTTAATAAATTATTATGTAAGTTCAAGTTGTTTAGAAAAAAGTTATATTATGTAGGAGGAAATGATGCTCTACCACCACCATTATCAAAAGATGAAGAAGAAGATTTGGTAAATAAATTAAATGGTGGAGATGAAAATATAAGAAGTACTTTAATTGAAAGAAATTTAAGATTGGTTGTTTATATAGCAAGAAAATTTGAAAACACAGGTGTATATGTAGAAGATTTAATATCAGTTGGTACCATTGGATTAATAAAAGCAGTAAATACTTTTAATCCAGAGAAAAAGATAAAGCTTGCAACTTATGCTTCTAGATGTATAGAAAATGAAATACTTATGTATTTAAGGAGAAATAGCAAGATAAAAGCTGAAATATCATTTTATGAACCTCTTAATATTGACTGGGATGGAAATGAACTTCTGTTATCAGATATATTAGGAACTGAAAACGATACTGTTTATAATTTGATAGAAGATGAAGTAGATAAGCAGTTATTAGTCATGGCATTAAAGAGCTTAAATGATAGAGAAAAAGAAATAGTAAGACTTAGATTTGGTTTAAATGGAACAAGAGAAAAGACGCAAAAAGAGGTCGCGGATATGCTTGGAATCTCACAATCTTACATTTCTAGATTAGAGAAAAAGATAATTAAAAGATTGAAAAAAGAAATAAGTAGAATGATTTAGCTTGTCTTCAAGTATAAAAGTATTGCCTATCGGAGATAATGTTTAATGCAATGGATTATTACTTTCGAAGGGGTGAATACTTGTGATAATTAACAAAGTAGAAATATGTGGCGTTAATACTTCAAAACTCCCTATACTTAAAGAAAAAGAAAAAAAGCAACTTTTTTTACAAATGAAAGCTGGAGATAAGAACGCAAGAGAAACATTTATAAAGGGAAATTTGAGATTAGTACTTAGTGTTATTCAACGGTTTAATAATAGAGGAGAAAATATCGATGACTTATTCCAAGTGGGCTGCATAGGCTTAATGAAATCAATAGATAATTTTGATTTGTCTCAAAATGTTAAATTTTCAACTTATGCAGTTCCTATGATAATTGGGGAAATTAGAAGATACCTAAGAGATAATAATTCTATTAGGGTAAGTAGATCTTTAAGAGATATAGCTTATAAAGCTCTTATTATGAGAGAAAAATTTATAAAAGACAATAATAAAGAGCCTACTATATCTCAAATTGCAAAAGAACTTGAATTGCCAAGAGAAGAAGTTGTATTTGCGTTAGATGCAATACAAGATCCAGTATCATTATATGAGCCAATTTATCATGATGGAGGAGATGCCATATATGTAATGGATCAAATAAGTGACGCTAAAGATACAGATGAGCATTGGCTTGAAAACATCTCTATAAAAGAAGCAATGAAGAAACTTACTGATAGAGAGAAACTTATATTAAATTTAAGATTTTTCAATGGAAGAACTCAAATGGAAGTTGCAGATGAAATTGGAATTTCCCAAGCACAAGTTTCAAGATTAGAAAAAACAGCACTAAAGCATATGAGAAAACACGTATAAGAATGAGAGTTTAATAATATTATAATGGTGGGGGATAATTATGGAACTTGAATTACATTCACTCAATGCTATGAGAAGTATGGAAGTTATAGATATATTAACAGGAACTAAAATCGGGTTTATAAAAGATTTTAAAATAGACTGCGATGAAAATAAAATAGTTGCGTTAATATTACCAGGAGAAATAAAATCATGGTTTGCAAAAGAAGATGAAAAAGAGATTTTGTGGAGCGATATAGTAAAAATAGGAACAGATGTTATATTGGTGAAGGCAAAAGATAAAGATAAAGTAAATGCAAACAATGTATAGCCATATTTCAAAAATATAGTTATAATAAGTATAGGTTTTGATATACGAAAGCAAAGAGGTGAATGAAAGTATGAAATGTCCATTTTGCGGATTTGAAGAAAGTAAGGTTGTTGATTCAAGGTCAACAGATGACAATACAACAATTAGAAGAAGACGAGAATGTTTAAAATGTAATAAGCGTTATACTACATATGAAAAAATAGAGGATTTTCCAATCCTAGTAATTAAAAAAGATTTAACTAGAGAAAATTTCAACAAAGAAAAAATAATTAATGGATTAATTATTGCATGTCAAAAAAGACCCATATCTAGAAAGCAAATCGAAGAAATAGCATATGATATAGAAAAAACAATATCTAATAGTATGCTCACTGAAATCCCATCAAATGAAATAGGGGAAATGGTTATGGCTAGATTGAAAGAGTTAGATGAAATATCATATGTAAGATTCGCGTCAGTTTATAGACAATTTAAGGATATAGATACTTTCCTAGAAGAAATAAAAAATCTTAGAACATAATCACATAATTAAGGATGTTGAAAAGTTTTCAATGTCCTTTTTATAATTAAAAATGTTAGATATAAGTTAAACTTCAGTTAATAAAGATGTCAAGCAGCTAATAAAATGTTAATATTAAGTAAAGAATTTAAATGAATTAAAGAGTACAATCATTTTATTCTTATAAAAAGTAGCTATGCTATATATAAGAATATTTTATGGTGGTTTTGCGACTTTTATTTATTTTCATATGCCTTATTAAAAAGTATTAATTTATTGGAGGATTAGAGTGAATACATTAGAGTTGAAAGACTTAGAAATTAAAGATGATTTTACAATAATGGAGGATAAAAATTTTGAAATTGTCTTCACAAATGCAGAAAAAGGAAGAAGTTTCAATAGAAATACAGAAGAGGGAGTTAGAGAATTAAATTCATTAAAAAAAGAATTTAATGCAGATGATATAATATATATAAAGCAAATTCATAGTGATAGAATATTAAAATATCAAGGTAATGGGAAAAATATTATTGATGAAGAGGGCGATGCAATAATAACAAACGAAAAAAATGTTATTATTGGGGTTTTTACTGCTGATTGTGTACCAATTATATTGGTAGATGAAGAAAAAGAGGTTACAGCTGCTATACACAGTGGATGGAGAGGTACTTTTGAGTCTATTACATTAAGAACAATCAATAAAATGAGAAATGAATTTGGGTCTGATGAAAGAAATATTAAGGCTTATATAGGACCACATATTAGAAAATGTTGTTATGAAGTTTCAGAAGATTTAAAGCAGAAGTTTATTGAAAAGAAAGATACAATAAATGAAAAAGAGCTATTTAATGGAAATAATCTTAACCTTGAAGCGTGCATAATAGACGATTTAAGGAAAGCTGGAATAAATGAGAGTAATATAAATAGTTTAGATTTATGTACTTATTGTAGTAGTGATATTAAATTGCATTCATACAGAAAATCTCAGGGTTCCTATGGTAGAATGTTTTCTTTTATTATTTCACGTTAAGGGGGAAGATGGAATATGGCTAATGAAAAAATTTTAATTGTAGATGATGAAGAACATATAGTTGAATTGCTACATTTCAATTTAGTTAATGCTGGGTATGAGGTTTTAAGTGCTAATAATGGTATTGATGCAGTAAAAATAGCTAAAGCTGAAAAGCCGAGCTTGTTATTGCTTGATTTAATGCTGCCAGGTATGGATGGATTTGATGTTTGTAAGGAAATAAAGAGAGATTCTGAAATGAAAAAAACATCAATAATAATGTTAACAGCTAAAGGCGAAGAACTTGATAAGATACTTGGGCTAGAACTTGGAGCTGACGATTATATAACAAAACCATTTTCCGTCAGGGAATTACTTGCAAGAGTAAAGGCAGTTTTAAGAAGAACAAGCTCATTTAATGAGGCAGAAGATGATGTTTATAATTCAGAAAATCTTAAAGTAGACTTTGAACGTCATGAGGTATATGTGAATGACAGAAAGGTTGATTTAACTTTAAAAGAATTTGAACTTTTACAAATACTAATAAAAAATAAAGGAAGAATACTCAAAAGGGAAACCTTATTAGATAAGATTTGGGGTTATGAGTATATAGGAGAAACAAGAACTGTAGATGTTCATATAAGATATCTTAGAAAGAAGATAGAAGAAGATGATAAAAATCCGAGATTTATCGAAACTATAAGAGGAGTAGGTTATAGATTTAACCCAGCTGAGTAAAAATGAAAAACAAAATATTAACTTCAGTTATTATAACAGTGCTATTTGCACTATTAATTGTAGCATCTTCTTTTATTACAATAATAAATTTAGAGCAAATTAAAAATACAAAAGAACAACTTAGAAATATAAATTCACTAATTTCTGAACTTAATGATGTTACTGATATCAGCAGAAATGATTATGAGGAATTAAAAGCATTAAATAATACAAAAATAAATAGTATAGACGTAAGGTTTACTCTTATAGATAATGATGGAGTTGTATTATATGATAATGAACAGAAAAGTGATGAAAATCATAAGGACAGAGAAGAAGTTAAGAAAGCAATGGAAACTGGTGAAGGTTATTCAAAGAGATATAGCGAGACGATTAAGTCTTATTTAATATATTATGCAACTAGGCTTAATAATAACTTTGTAATTAGAAGCTCTGTAAGTATAAATTCTGTTACAATACTGCTCAAAGAAAATATTAAGTATTGTTTAGGAATATTGCTTGTGGTTATGCCATTTTCTTTATTTTTATCATTAAGACTAGTAAAAAAAATTGTTGATCCAGTTAAAGAATTAGAAAGCGTAACTTTGAAAATGACTCATGGGGACTATAAAATAAGAGCCAATATTAGTACAAATGACGAGCTCGGAACTTTAGGAAACAGTTTCAATAATATGGCGGAACAGTTACAAATAAAGATTCGTGAAGTTATAGACAATCAAAATAAAATAGAATCAATATTAAAAAGTATGGAAAGCGGTGTTATAGCAGTGGATAATTGCAATATGGTAATTTCAATTAATCCATGTGCAGAATCATTGCTTGGCATTAAAAAAAATATTGTAGGCGAATATTTATTAGACCATATAAAGGATTATGATATAATAAAATTCTTAGAACAAGATGATGTAAATGATAAAGAAATAAAAATACGTCATCCAATAGAAAGAGATTTTAAAATTAAGAAATCAGATATGGTAGATGGAATGGAAGGAGTAGGAAAGGTTATAACTTTTCAAGACATAACTGATATAAATAGGGTAGAACTTATGAGAAGCCAGTTTGTTGCCAATGTATCTCATGAATTGAAGACTCCGTTAACATCTATAAAGGGATTTGCTGAAACTTTAAAATTTGTTAAGGATGATGAAACAAGGGAAAAATTTTTAGATATTATAGATAAAGAAGCTGAACGGTTATCAAGGCTTATAAATGATATATTGGTGTTATCTAATATTGAAAGCAATCTAGCAGTTGATATGCATGAGTTTGAACCGGGATCAGTGATTGAAGAAGTGATTAATATAATAAGAAAAACTGCTATTAATAAAAATATTAAATTAGAATTTAAAGATAACAATAATGAGAAGATCTTTGGAGATAGAGATAAATTCCATCAACTAGCTTTGAATTTAATAGAAAATGCAATAAAATACTCTAAGGATACTTCCGGAAAAGTCGAAGTGTTAAGTTATAATGAAGATAAATATTATTGCTTAAGAGTAAAGGATAATGGAATAGGAATACCTAAGGAAGATATATCAAGAATCTTCGAACGATTTTATAGAGTTGATAAATCAAGAAAAAAAGGTGGAACAGGTCTTGGTTTGGCAATTGTAAAACATATTGTTAAAATTTTTAACGGAGAGATTTATGTTAAAAGTGAGCTTGGAGTAGGAACCTGTTTTGAAGTAAAAATTCCATATTTATAACAGATAATGCGCAAAGTGGTAGAAACTTTGCGCATTTTTTAATTATTATCGAAGGTATGTTAAATTTTCTTAACATACCTCTAATATAACTTAACAATTCTCTAATAATAGATTAACTAAATGGGTATATTATAGGATATGTAATAAGAAATAATTTAACCAACATAATTTATGTCGAATTTATTGATGGAGGGAATTTATAATGAAAAAAAGAACTTTAAAGTTAGTCGTAGGGGCTTTGTTAGTGACAGTTATAGGAAGTGCAATGGTTGGGTGTGGAAGCTCATCAAATAAATCAGAAACAGGTACAAAGACTGAATCAAGCGATAAAGTAAGTGGATCTATAACTCTAAGTGGTTCATCAGCCTTACTTCCATTAATGGAACAAGCGATTGAAACATATAATAAGGAAAATCCAGATGCAGAAATTAGTGCTCAAGCAGGTGGATCAGGTACAGGTCTTACTCAAGTGCTAGATGGATCAGTAGATGTAGGAAATTCAGATATTTTCGCGGAAGAAAAATTAGATAAGGATAAAGCAAGTCAGTTAGTTGATCATAAAGTTGTAGCAGAAGGTTTTGGTGTTGCGGTAAGCAAATCACTTGGAATAGATAATTTAACATCAGCTCAAGTCAAAGATATATTCTCTGGTAAAGTAACTAACTGGAAAGAAGTTGGAGGACCTGATAAGCCAATATTATTAGTTCATAGAACAGCAGGTTCTGGTACAAGAGCAACTTTTGAAAAGGTAATTCTTGGTGGAGATAAGTCAGCAGAAAACGAATCATTAGGAGTAACTCAAGATTCAAATGGAGCAGTTTTAAGTGCAATGAAACAAAATGATGGTGCAATTAGTTATTTAGGTCTTGCATATATGAACACACAAGAAGCTAAGGATGCTATAAAAATAGTAAAACTTGACGGAGTTGCAGCTGAAAAAGCAAATATAGCTGATGGATCATATAAGTTCTGGTCATGGGGACACATGTATACTAAAGGTGAAGCAACAGGAGTGGCTAAGAGTTTTATAGATTATGTTACAAACAAAGTTGATAAGTCAGTTCTAGATAATTTAGGATTTGTTTCAGGAAGTGAAATGAAAGTAAAATAATTTCAATTAAGGGATGAGTAAAGATGGAAAAAAGAAGTTTTAAAGAAAGGCTTAAAAATGAGTATTTGGGCCAAGGCTTTGCAGGGCTATGTGGAATATTAATAATAGTGATAACAATATCAATCATAGTATTTATAGCTTCAAAAGGGATAAGAATATTCACAAAAGATGGATATAGTGTCACAGAATTTTTATTCACAAATAATTGGAAGCCAAACAAAGGTGGAGAGCCTTCCTTTGGAGCTCTCGCTTTCATCTTAGGGTCAACCTTAGTATCAGTAGGTGCAGTAATTATAAGTGCACCTATTGCTATTGCTTTGGCGATATTTGTGAATGTCATATCAAGTAAATTTGGAAAAAAGATAATTAAACCTTCATTAGAAGTATTAGTTGGAATACCTTCTGTTGTTTATGGTTGGGTTGGTATTTCTGTGTTAGTACCATTTATAAAAGGAAATTTTGGAGGAATGGGATTTTCTTTAATTGCAGGGATATTAGTTTTATCATTAATGATTTTACCAACTATAGCAACGTTATCTATAGATGCTATAAGAACAATACCTCAAGATCACATTGAGGCATCATATGGCCTTGGAGCTACAAGATGGCAGACGATTTATAGGATAATAGTTCCAGGTGCGAAATCAGGGATATTAACAGGTGTAGTACTTGGGATTGCAAGGGCCTTTGGAGAAGCGTTAGCAGTTCAAATGGTAATTGGTAACACTGTAAAAATACCTGATAGTATTACTTCCTCAATGGCAACATTAACAAGTATAATAACAATGGATATGGCTAATACTGTAGGTGGAACGCCATGGAATGATGCATTATGGACATTAGCATTAATTTTACTTGTGATTTCTTTTATATTTATAGTTATAGTAAGAGTAATTGAGAAAAGGAGTGCGGTATAATGAATGCAAAAAAAGTAGATAAAATTGCGACAGTTATATTTTATATAATAAGTATGTTCATAGTGGTTTTACTTGGTGCATTTATTTTATATATTTTATATAAAGGTGGAAGTATGTTAAAACCGTCATTCCTTTTTGGTAATCCAAAGCTTACAGGAGCAGGAGGAGGAATAGCACCGCAGTTATTTAATTCGTTTTATATGCTTGTTATTTCTTTGATTATAACAATTCCTATTGGTGTGGGAGCTGGAATTTATTTGGCAGAGTATGCTAAAGAAGGGCCTATTCTTAAATTTATAAGAATGTCTCTTGAAACAATGTCTTCACTTCCATCTATTGTTATTGGTATGTTTGGATTACTGGTTTTTGTCAATATGGCGGGGTGGGGATATTCTATACTTGCAGGTGCTTTATCTGTAAGTATATTAAATATACCTTCAATGACTAGAATTTCAGAAAATGCAATAAATACAGCGAGCAAAAGGGTTAAGGAAGCATCTTTGGGGCTTGGAGCGACTAGATGGCAAACATTAGCGAAGCTTACAGTTCCGACAGCTATGGGAGAGATATTAACGGGTATAATACTAGCGGCAGGAAGAATTTTTGGTGAGGCAGCAGCATTTTTATATACTGCGGGATTAAGTTCTAAAAATTTAAATTTCAATACTATAAGTATGACTGGGAATAGTTCAGCATTTTCACTTTTTAGACCAGCAGAAACTTTAGCTGTCCATATATGGAAGCTAAATTCAGAAGGTGCGGTGGTTGATGCAGCTCAAATAGCTAATGGAACAGCGGCTGTGCTTATAATAGCAGTTCTCTTATTCAATGTTTGTGCAAGGTTAATTGGAAATAGATTGATGAAAGCTTATAGTGGGAAGTAGGAGATAGTTATGAATATTATAGAAACAAAAGATTTATGCTTATATTATGGTGATAATCAGGCTCTTAAAGATATAAATATGTCCATAAATAAAAATGAAGTTACAGCACTAATTGGACCTTCAGGCTGCGGAAAATCAACTTTCCTAAGAACTTTAAATAGAATGAATGATTTGATTGAGATTGTAAAAATAACTGGGGAAGTTTTTTTTGAAGGTAAGGATATATATAAGGACTATGATGATATATATTTAAGAGAAAGAATCGGAATGGTATTCCAAAGACCAAATCCATTTCCAATGTCAATTTATGATAACATTGCGTATGGACCTAGAATACACGGCACAAAAAATAAGAAGATCTTAGATGAAATAGTGGAAAAAAGCTTAAGAGGAGCAGCGCTTTGGGACGAGACTAAAGATAGGCTAAAATCAAGTGCGCTTGGAATGTCAG from the Clostridium beijerinckii genome contains:
- the sigE gene encoding RNA polymerase sporulation sigma factor SigE, producing the protein MEKLVLFFNKLLCKFKLFRKKLYYVGGNDALPPPLSKDEEEDLVNKLNGGDENIRSTLIERNLRLVVYIARKFENTGVYVEDLISVGTIGLIKAVNTFNPEKKIKLATYASRCIENEILMYLRRNSKIKAEISFYEPLNIDWDGNELLLSDILGTENDTVYNLIEDEVDKQLLVMALKSLNDREKEIVRLRFGLNGTREKTQKEVADMLGISQSYISRLEKKIIKRLKKEISRMI
- the pstA gene encoding phosphate ABC transporter permease PstA, with translation MNAKKVDKIATVIFYIISMFIVVLLGAFILYILYKGGSMLKPSFLFGNPKLTGAGGGIAPQLFNSFYMLVISLIITIPIGVGAGIYLAEYAKEGPILKFIRMSLETMSSLPSIVIGMFGLLVFVNMAGWGYSILAGALSVSILNIPSMTRISENAINTASKRVKEASLGLGATRWQTLAKLTVPTAMGEILTGIILAAGRIFGEAAAFLYTAGLSSKNLNFNTISMTGNSSAFSLFRPAETLAVHIWKLNSEGAVVDAAQIANGTAAVLIIAVLLFNVCARLIGNRLMKAYSGK
- the nrdR gene encoding transcriptional regulator NrdR, which codes for MKCPFCGFEESKVVDSRSTDDNTTIRRRRECLKCNKRYTTYEKIEDFPILVIKKDLTRENFNKEKIINGLIIACQKRPISRKQIEEIAYDIEKTISNSMLTEIPSNEIGEMVMARLKELDEISYVRFASVYRQFKDIDTFLEEIKNLRT
- a CDS encoding winged helix-turn-helix domain-containing protein codes for the protein MANEKILIVDDEEHIVELLHFNLVNAGYEVLSANNGIDAVKIAKAEKPSLLLLDLMLPGMDGFDVCKEIKRDSEMKKTSIIMLTAKGEELDKILGLELGADDYITKPFSVRELLARVKAVLRRTSSFNEAEDDVYNSENLKVDFERHEVYVNDRKVDLTLKEFELLQILIKNKGRILKRETLLDKIWGYEYIGETRTVDVHIRYLRKKIEEDDKNPRFIETIRGVGYRFNPAE
- a CDS encoding phosphate ABC transporter substrate-binding protein; translation: MKKRTLKLVVGALLVTVIGSAMVGCGSSSNKSETGTKTESSDKVSGSITLSGSSALLPLMEQAIETYNKENPDAEISAQAGGSGTGLTQVLDGSVDVGNSDIFAEEKLDKDKASQLVDHKVVAEGFGVAVSKSLGIDNLTSAQVKDIFSGKVTNWKEVGGPDKPILLVHRTAGSGTRATFEKVILGGDKSAENESLGVTQDSNGAVLSAMKQNDGAISYLGLAYMNTQEAKDAIKIVKLDGVAAEKANIADGSYKFWSWGHMYTKGEATGVAKSFIDYVTNKVDKSVLDNLGFVSGSEMKVK
- the pstB gene encoding phosphate ABC transporter ATP-binding protein PstB, yielding MNIIETKDLCLYYGDNQALKDINMSINKNEVTALIGPSGCGKSTFLRTLNRMNDLIEIVKITGEVFFEGKDIYKDYDDIYLRERIGMVFQRPNPFPMSIYDNIAYGPRIHGTKNKKILDEIVEKSLRGAALWDETKDRLKSSALGMSGGQQQRLCIARTLAVSPEVILMDEPTSALDPISTGKMEELMDELKKKYTVIIVTHNMQQAGRIADKTAFFLNGEVIEYGKTEDIFYNPRDKRTEDYITGRFG
- a CDS encoding YlmC/YmxH family sporulation protein, yielding MELELHSLNAMRSMEVIDILTGTKIGFIKDFKIDCDENKIVALILPGEIKSWFAKEDEKEILWSDIVKIGTDVILVKAKDKDKVNANNV
- the pstC gene encoding phosphate ABC transporter permease subunit PstC — translated: MEKRSFKERLKNEYLGQGFAGLCGILIIVITISIIVFIASKGIRIFTKDGYSVTEFLFTNNWKPNKGGEPSFGALAFILGSTLVSVGAVIISAPIAIALAIFVNVISSKFGKKIIKPSLEVLVGIPSVVYGWVGISVLVPFIKGNFGGMGFSLIAGILVLSLMILPTIATLSIDAIRTIPQDHIEASYGLGATRWQTIYRIIVPGAKSGILTGVVLGIARAFGEALAVQMVIGNTVKIPDSITSSMATLTSIITMDMANTVGGTPWNDALWTLALILLVISFIFIVIVRVIEKRSAV
- a CDS encoding sigma-E processing peptidase SpoIIGA; this encodes MEIYVDTLVLENCIVNFFLLTVTMKCIKHKCKVIALLSSSLLGGIYTLVLVIPQLNIFSCLPIELIVAFIMLRIVYGKTNILNMIKILIIFLMMTFTLSGVCFLFSLKQNLYLLGTTFKIEKYSIKYIMLGVMIMYIIFSRLVEYIRDKLFVRNFVFEIEFNIEGKQYSIKSFLDTGNELREPITNLPCILIEENLISDVDFNSINTHHVLYSSIGYGGSLKGIKVNNIKISNNYHLYEEVDAIICPCKEKLSKECEFNALLSRGIVYKGDIYGKVSSVF
- a CDS encoding sensor histidine kinase is translated as MKNKILTSVIITVLFALLIVASSFITIINLEQIKNTKEQLRNINSLISELNDVTDISRNDYEELKALNNTKINSIDVRFTLIDNDGVVLYDNEQKSDENHKDREEVKKAMETGEGYSKRYSETIKSYLIYYATRLNNNFVIRSSVSINSVTILLKENIKYCLGILLVVMPFSLFLSLRLVKKIVDPVKELESVTLKMTHGDYKIRANISTNDELGTLGNSFNNMAEQLQIKIREVIDNQNKIESILKSMESGVIAVDNCNMVISINPCAESLLGIKKNIVGEYLLDHIKDYDIIKFLEQDDVNDKEIKIRHPIERDFKIKKSDMVDGMEGVGKVITFQDITDINRVELMRSQFVANVSHELKTPLTSIKGFAETLKFVKDDETREKFLDIIDKEAERLSRLINDILVLSNIESNLAVDMHEFEPGSVIEEVINIIRKTAINKNIKLEFKDNNNEKIFGDRDKFHQLALNLIENAIKYSKDTSGKVEVLSYNEDKYYCLRVKDNGIGIPKEDISRIFERFYRVDKSRKKGGTGLGLAIVKHIVKIFNGEIYVKSELGVGTCFEVKIPYL
- the pgeF gene encoding peptidoglycan editing factor PgeF, giving the protein MNTLELKDLEIKDDFTIMEDKNFEIVFTNAEKGRSFNRNTEEGVRELNSLKKEFNADDIIYIKQIHSDRILKYQGNGKNIIDEEGDAIITNEKNVIIGVFTADCVPIILVDEEKEVTAAIHSGWRGTFESITLRTINKMRNEFGSDERNIKAYIGPHIRKCCYEVSEDLKQKFIEKKDTINEKELFNGNNLNLEACIIDDLRKAGINESNINSLDLCTYCSSDIKLHSYRKSQGSYGRMFSFIISR
- the sigG gene encoding RNA polymerase sporulation sigma factor SigG; translation: MIINKVEICGVNTSKLPILKEKEKKQLFLQMKAGDKNARETFIKGNLRLVLSVIQRFNNRGENIDDLFQVGCIGLMKSIDNFDLSQNVKFSTYAVPMIIGEIRRYLRDNNSIRVSRSLRDIAYKALIMREKFIKDNNKEPTISQIAKELELPREEVVFALDAIQDPVSLYEPIYHDGGDAIYVMDQISDAKDTDEHWLENISIKEAMKKLTDREKLILNLRFFNGRTQMEVADEIGISQAQVSRLEKTALKHMRKHV